In one window of Hyla sarda isolate aHylSar1 chromosome 1, aHylSar1.hap1, whole genome shotgun sequence DNA:
- the LOC130284270 gene encoding protein spinster homolog 1-like has protein sequence MASPQDPLLKEEEEAMEDHSDMDVEKGDIPERQNLPSLSVMSTARSIITVVILAFVNLLIYANRSSVAGVLPYIQKAYDTNASLSGLLNTLFIGSYVLVAPIAGYLGDHCNKKYTVCAGVIVWLSMTLTLSFIPDGYFLLFLLTSGLVGAGEATFCTIAPSIIADLFTSDQRTRMLNVFYSVIPVGCGLGYIIGPKVTDAARGDWHWAFRVTPGLGLIAVALMILVTKELPRTTTNGKKNNKSQKFAKWATDLKKLFKNRSFMLTTMGSTAVSFIVGAIGVWGPSYLTHARTLLQEKDPCRAEPCDYHDILIFGVVTVVSGILGVVAGTEISKRYRKSNPRADPLVCGCAMMLSAPFLLLALTFGNISLVATNIFIFIGETLLSVNFTLISDIILKVVTPWRRSSALAVQMTIYHLLGDAGSPYLIGLISDTYERGYAKSPLLKYRSLEYALMTCTIMAVIGGAFFMATALYIERDEKEAEMESEPPSSSSSSLLPADEDRASD, from the coding sequence atggcctctccacaagacccattgctgaaggaggaggaagaagcaatggaggaccatagtgatatggatgtagaaaagggcgatatccctgagaggcagaacctgccctctctaagcgtgatgtccaccgcacgttccatcatcaccgtagtgatcctcgcctttgttaatttgctcatctatgcaaatcgctccagcgtggcgggggtgctgccttatatacagaaagcatatgacaccaatgctagtctgtccggcttattgaatacattgttcattggaagctacgtgctggtcgcaccaattgccggatatttgggcgaccactgtaataagaaatatactgtttgcgcaggagtcatcgtttggctgagcatgacacttaccctgtcattcatccctgacgggtatttcctgctcttcctgctgacgagtggactggttggggccggagaggcgactttctgcaccatcgccccctccatcattgcagacctttttacaagtgaccagcggacccgcatgctgaacgtgttttactctgtcatacctgtaggctgcggactaggatacatcatcgggcccaaagtgactgatgcagcaaggggtgattggcactgggcgtttcgggtcacccctggcctgggcctcatagctgtggctttgatgattttggtcacaaaggagcttccaagaacgactacaaacgggaagaagaacaacaaatcccagaagtttgccaaatgggcaacagatctgaaaaaactatttaaaaatcgaagtttcatgttaaccaccatgggatcgacggcggtatccttcatagtgggagccataggtgtatggggtccgtcatacctgacccacgcacgaacactcctacaagagaaggacccttgccgtgctgaaccgtgtgactatcacgacatcctaatatttggtgtggttacagtcgtttccggcattctgggagttgtagcagggacggagataagtaaaagatatcgcaaatccaacccacgggcggacccgcttgtgtgtggatgcgcgatgatgctctccgccccttttcttctgttggcattgacttttggcaacatcagcctcgttgccaccaacatcttcatcttcatcggagagacacttctgtcagtaaatttcaccctcatatctgacattatactaaaagtagtaactccgtggaggagatcttcagccctggccgtgcagatgacaatctatcacctcctaggtgacgccggcagcccgtacctcatcggcctgatatctgacacctacgaacgaggatatgccaaatcccctcttctgaaataccgcagcctggagtatgccctcatgacctgcaccataatggcagtcatcggaggggccttcttcatggccacggccctatatatagagagggacgaaaaagaagcagagatggaatcagaacctccgtcatcttcctcctcctcactgcttcctgccgatgaggaccgcgcttcagactga